A genomic region of Plasmodium vivax chromosome 1, whole genome shotgun sequence contains the following coding sequences:
- a CDS encoding rhoptry associated membrane antigen, putative (encoded by transcript PVX_087885A) produces the protein MNLLLLSLLFMQNVTSYFEHFKNGVNTQFVKDKVQCGPGSEARNLSAGAPDSHFKAHQPKIDVSKLDSLLSASNHLKASNHLSASDYLNPFQYLLKGNESVNMFAKSASQLSPYRMSRKLNDDSSTYDDGEDDESFLETNESDKTNDKDEDHGEKDQFDEENAESFLEKDEFDEASDGDNEQDGENEDFPGEHEGSFLEKEEYDDAGDNEHDEFYDEDAESFLEQEEYEDLSDNENDEMDEDHGESFLEKEDGDEDSGEDNGKDYKEEYQNKMADDDYPDEYVGSDDSSNGSTGTAQMGSQSGSGKSGTAQMSSQSGGNMKELKNKENESFLEQNVNGHTEEEEEKHSTFVSSSLSSDNVEDKYDDEHDDEVSFLEEDAHSHSDDTFDDYYEDSFLERGKLGAKYSDYYEEDADEEDAKQANEDAFDNHHLNEISTTNDVHSFIQKDMEYIDEIIDDNETIKEAVKKGSKKAMKQPMHKPNLLEEEDFEEKESFSDDEMNGFMEESMDASKLDAKKAKTTLRSSEKKKTPTSGMSGMSGSGATSAATEAATNMNATAMNAAAKGNSEASKKQTDLSNEDLFNDELTEEVIADSYEEGGNVGSEEAESLTNAFDDKLLDQGVNENTLLNDNMIYNVNMVPHKKRELYISPHKHTSAASSKNGKHHAADADALDKKLRAHELLELENGEGSNSVIVETEEVDVDLNGGKSSGSVSFLSSVVFLLIGLLCFTN, from the exons ATGAATCTCCTTTTGCTGTCTTTGCTTTTTATGCAAAACGTCACGAGCTACTTTGAGCATTTCAAAAATGGAGTCAACACGCAGTTTGTTAAAG acaAAGTGCAGTGCGGCCCTGGAAGCGAGGCGCGCAATTTGAGCGCCGGAGCGCCTGACTCACATTTCAAGGCACACCAACCCAAAATTGACGTGAGCAAGTTGGACTCCCTTTTGAGCGCCTCTAACCATTTGAAGGCCTCTAACCATTTGAGCGCATCTGACTACCTGAACCCGTTTCAGTATCTCCTAAAAGGTAACGAATCGGTGAACATGTTCGCCAAGTCAGCTAGCCAATTGTCACCATATAGGATGTCGCGAAAACTGAACGATGATTCTTCAACCTACGATGATGGGGAAGACGACGAAAGCTTTCTCGAAACGAATGAAAGTGACAAGACGAACGATAAGGATGAAGATCATGGGGAGAAGGATCAGTTTGATGAAGAAAACGCGGAGAGCTTCCTCGAAAAAGACGAGTTTGACGAGGCTAGCGATGGAGATAATGAGCAAGACGGTGAAAATGAGGACTTTCCAGGGGAACATGAAGGAAGCTTCcttgaaaaagaagaatacGATGACGCTGGTGACAACGAACATGACGAGTTCTATGATGAGGATGCAGAGAGCTTTCTCGAGCAGGAGGAGTATGAAGATCTAAGTGATAATGAAAATGACGAAATGGATGAGGACCATGGGGAGAGCTTCCTGGAAAAGGAGGATGGCGATGAGGACAGCGGCGAGGACAATGGGAAAGACTACAAAGAGGAGTACCAAAATAAGATGGCTGACGATGACTACCCGGATGAGTACGTAGGGTCGGACGATTCCAGTAACGGTAGTACGGGAACCGCTCAGATGGGTAGCCAAAGTGGAAGTGGCAAAAGTGGAACCGCCCAGATGAGCAGCCAAAGTGGAGGCAACATGAAGGAActaaaaaacaaagaaaacgAAAGCTTCTTAGAGCAGAACGTGAATGGCCAcacagaggaagaagaggaaaagcaCAGCACCTTCGTGTCCAGCTCCCTAAGCAGTGACAACGTGGAGGATAAATACGACGACGAACATGATGATGAGGTTAGCTTTCTAGAGGAGGACGCCCACAGCCATAGTGACGACACCTTCGATGACTACTACGAGGATAGCTTCTTGGAGCGCGGAAAGCTCGGCGCGAAGTACAGCGATTACTACGAGGAGGACGCCGACGAGGAGG acGCCAAGCAGGCCAACGAAGACGCCTTCGACAACCACCACCTGAACGAGATAAGCACCACCAACGACGTGCACTCCTTCATCCAAAAAGACATGGAATACATCGACGAAATTATTGATGACAACGAAACTATAAAGGAGGCAGTGAAGAAGGGGTCCAAGAAGGCAATGAAGCAGCCCATGCACAAGCCGAACCTtcttgaagaggaagactTTGAGGAGAAAGAATCCTTTTCGGATGACGAGATGAATGGGTTCATGGAGGAGAGCATGGATGCTTCTAAGTTGGATGCGAAGAAGGCCAAGACGACCCTCAGGAGCtcggagaagaagaagactcCAACGAGCGGAATGAGTGGAATGAGTGGAAGCGGCGCCACCAGCGCAGCCACCGAGGCAGCCACGAACATGAACGCCACCGCCATGAACGCCGCTGCTAAGGGCAACAGCGAGGCGAGCAAAAAGCAAACCGACTTGTCCAACGAAGACCTGTTCAACGACGAGCTCACAGAAGAGGTCATTGCAGATTCGTACGAAGAGGGAGGAAACGTGGGAAGCGAGGAAGCCGAAAGCCTCACAAATGCATTTGACGACAAGCTACTAGACCAAGGAGTGAATGAAAATACTCTGCTGAACGACAACATGATTTACAACGTCAATATGGTTCCACATAAGAAGCGAGAATTATACATCTCCCCACACAAGCATACCTCTGCAGCAAGcagtaaaaatggcaaacatCATGCGGCGGACGCGGACGCTTTGG ACAAAAAACTGAGGGCTCACGAGCTGCTCGAGCTGGAAAACGGAGAAG GCAGCAACTCAGTCATTGTCGAAACGGAAGAAGTGGATGTTG acCTAAACGGAGGAAAGTCAAGCGGCTCCGTGTCCTTCCTCAGCTCCGTAGTCTTCTTGCTCATCGGATTGTTATGTTTCACCAATTAA
- a CDS encoding hypothetical protein (encoded by transcript PVX_087890A), translating to MTIFLAPTSGNQTDRKRGTQKKKKKRKTSKARKAIKAIKANKAIKAIKAIKANKAIKAIKANKANNQRNE from the exons ATGACTATTTTCCTCGCGCCGACG TCGGGTAACCAAACGGATCGCAAAAGGGGcactcagaaaaaaaaaaaaaagagaaaaacgagCAAAGCGAGGAAAGCGATCAAAGCGATCAAAGCGAACAAAGCGATCAAAGCGATCAAAGCGATCAAAGCGAACAAAGCGATCAAAGCGATCAAAGCGAACAAAGCGAATAACCAGCGAAACGAATGA
- a CDS encoding AAA family ATPase, putative (encoded by transcript PVX_087895A), protein MNFPNISKKMAAPVAGEEKGGEHITGNFDPTALERGAKALKELDQSSNSKKAFELIKLQELTKQKEYEKQMEELSLQKAQYLSNKMRIENEEKRKTINYQQEQERITAEYKTRLEAEAYQKKLLDQQKQNEEWLKNQHEQYLRQENIRKRNELELLNLKMKQIREEKSLERENMKAKIQEENKGLIERERKNLDIHLKTLRMKADEERKTKLESIGKYFEQFNNSMFLFLNDRERLYRFVLVVTLTSVGIYTTKHTTRLIRSYVETKLGKPKLIRETSLWHINKFFDLFNLKKNLLLMKNILQRRSPKESNFFTNIVLNEELQEKLSWSINSLTNSKRYDLYLKNILLHGPPGTGKTLFAKTLSHFSNFDYIIINGGDVSALGVHASVELNKIFDFIKRRKNKKCVIFFDEAEAFLRRGRNESSAHFSESLRNALATFLYHTGTESKKFCIILATNCREILDPAVIDRIDEQYIFDFPKINEIRKMLSLYFNKYVFPLKKYNIVVDASIDDLYLDVLASRLVGLSGRQISKLCLNIQNCVFGSNSKVVSKDLIDLIVSWNLSNSFETRGEMQTSRQHVAAPIPRGSASGISPGATKEGDSNAGTNSGENSKPDMGLGVGANVGSNLAGQPSTVAASMARSVAGLSGDDSKEENSPQVKTKVGMQH, encoded by the coding sequence atGAACTTCCCGAACATCTCGAAGAAGATGGCGGCGCCGGTcgcgggggaggagaaggggggggagcacatCACGGGGAACTTTGACCCCACGGCGCTGGAGAGGGGAGCGAAGGCGCTGAAGGAGCTGGACCAGTCGTCCAACTCGAAGAAGGCATTCGAGCTGATCAAGCTGCAGGAGCTGACCAAGCAAAAGGAGTATGAAAAGCAAATGGAGGAGCTGTCGCTACAGAAGGCGCAGTACCTGAGCAACAAAATGAGGAtagaaaatgaggagaagagaaaaacCATCAACTACCAGCAGGAGCAGGAGAGAATCACAGCCGAGTACAAAACCAGACTCGAAGCAGAAGCGTACCAAAAAAAGCTCCTAGATCAgcagaagcaaaatgaagaatggCTGAAAAATCAGCATGAGCAATATTTGAGGCAAGAAAACATTCGAAAGAGAAACGAACTGGAGCTACttaacttaaaaatgaaacagataagagaagaaaaatctCTTGAAAGAGAAAACATGAAGGCAAAAAtacaagaagaaaataaaggacTCAtagaaagagaaagaaaaaatctgGACATTCATTTGAAAACGTTAAGAATGAAAGCAGATGAGgagaggaaaacaaaattggaaaGTATAGGTAAATATTTCGAACAGTTTAACAATtctatgtttttatttttaaatgaccGGGAGAGGCTCTATCGATTTGTCCTTGTAGTTACCCTCACCTCTGTGGGGATATACACCACGAAGCATACCACCAGGTTGATACGCTCCTATGTAGAAACGAAACTGGGGAAGCCAAAACTTATAAGAGAGACATCCCTATGgcatattaacaaattttttgacctttttaatttgaaaaagaacCTTCTTctgatgaaaaatattttacaaagaaGAAGCCCAAAGGAGAGTAACTTCTTCACCAACATTGTCTTAAATGAAGAGCTGCAGGAGAAGCTCAGCTGGTCAATTAATAGCTTAACAAATTCGAAAAGGTATGACCtttatttgaagaatatTCTGCTGCATGGCCCTCCAGGCACGGGGAAAACTCTCTTTGCCAAAACGTTATCCCATTTTAGCAATTTCgattacataataattaacGGAGGTGATGTGAGCGCCTTGGGTGTGCATGCCTCGGTAGaattgaacaaaatttttgattttataaaaagaaggaaaaataaaaaatgcgttattttttttgatgaagCTGAAGCGTTTCTcagaagagggagaaatgAATCGTCGGCTCATTTTTCGGAGAGCCTTCGAAACGCCTTGGCTACTTTCCTCTACCATACAGGAACGGAAtccaaaaaattttgcatcaTTTTAGCTACCAACTGTAGGGAGATCCTGGACCCTGCTGTCATCGATCGAATTGATGAGCAGTACATTTTTGATTTCCCCAAAATTAACGAAATTAGGAAAATGCtttctctttattttaataaatacgTTTTCCCTCTGAAGAAATACAACATCGTTGTGGACGCTTCTATAGACGATCTGTACTTAGATGTGCTGGCTAGTCGTCTCGTTGGTTTATCGGGGAGACAAATTTCTAAGCTTTGTCTCAACATACAGAACTGCGTGTTTGGTAGCAATTCTAAGGTAGTTTCGAAAGACCTCATCGATTTAATTGTCAGTTGGAATTTGAGCAATTCGTTTGAAACTCGCGGGGAGATGCAGACCAGCAGGCAGCACGTCGCTGCTCCCATCCCGAGGGGATCCGCCAGTGGAATATCCCCCGGTGCCACCAAAGAGGGGGATTCCAACGCGGGCACAAACTCCGGGGAGAACTCCAAACCCGATATGGGCCTGGGCGTGGGTGCAAATGTGGGGTCCAATCTGGCGGGGCAGCCCAGCACGGTGGCGGCATCCATGGCGAGGTCGGTGGCGGGGCTCAGTGGGGATGAttcgaaggaggaaaattCGCCTCAGGTGAAGACCAAGGTGGGGATGCAGCATTGA
- a CDS encoding hypothetical protein, conserved (encoded by transcript PVX_087900A), with translation MEGTLEIIGEGNKMIVLKQSGGAKSRTRLNDSRGAGKAGGTPLKGSLSPDAYFHILRHIHFYSYLFLKNSVIKVVKDSEVKNVNITLQYYWLNKICYRKVKIFEKNLLVHNNFVVFDSQFSDFVGDSLKWYTRGNTLAGRVITRANYFLFDGMEKIRMYLLKNYNKFVAYMKENSDHIVQDIWRDMKAFIKNATDEKKLYHLKKYIVSYLKQINYKVIFPQVLHCFEMYIKRLKHFERLKKKKKKITCTGKVIFKAIYDSHNFIYRNKSRKSRIGYVEENLFAIPSFLVPSGGHVSTGESHLGLPEGATLGDAPEVRPNINFADQYVSVELKLKCGMEDYGDMLDRYNIQQLIKQRDSHSKQLSLYVPSNFFQLNYWEIFKNLNSVFLSNSNNVRLYVNEGETTTNDCINQLNQIQMNMSWRHASRYNILDYCHRVGSGAILEGGSCGLLANSTHERRPPSKWPHGSRSHWGRPYANYAYRNYIFSNNFFFKYALPCACQDLRRVLLSLKKGDYCMCLKKLVAILDMYKHIYYLNLVALLRKAAHIICERCAVVVPRYLHDSAFLRIKGKDNPLWKVNLAECEEHAGGFSPGSAHPHANQPRNYTTASTVPSDKKPPFGEWKRDLLLLLKGAQTDKTKWKKLLKVRFTQLREHYNEMRDTYSSMLKKLQEDYLTMFRQKLGVQKKTWSEIRSRVEVEVEENFIHRVKNDFVYLYDRKVKTNFYYNWFITNQFNLTVKLHFQRCQYLLAGLLKEVKVICREKGYEERVSRTIAHLQGRVKKALWNYTAKYEGFFEIGNISHLRERDGGSTHLINYILFRKNELHRERCIPQIREKRERLVILTNIIEKEKFLFYKLLYFHCFSAGQVQIVQCMLLLIKTFERLFFLKKSEDIFSSFPYYRASLENFTSPERKNSYIARNRHLSRFIDVKRVRRLSHCVLSTGEEGDDVTKNRVTNRRGTPKRGGFTYLQNTHFILGNELLIDAIGTVSRFSQSELSYVRSEMKNRTRKLYYGLYRNVKQYGKKYTPMYKPRLRRRVHRRKLIGNMLSSRTLANTDHFNYLTSEPLKSKLNGSTIAVKRKRDIPKKALRIYKNMIFFVCRFLISRTLCDNSTIFNIYAREDNRYDDAEVLQRLEVNRFKPLIVKRRGRSRPSRRVSNVTYANGVDHQVGDEAEGDQHSGPPTRLHTKRKNKKYIPTKRFTSYAYPLRSTHLRREKERCSREDNRQFQKVVESAYVPRRGKKIFYRISLIDLSMKSLSKMSYWEKQMCQVISLYKRLSAP, from the exons ATGGAGGGCACGCTGGAAATCATCggggaggggaacaaaatgatAGTGCTGAAACAGTCAGGCGGGGCGAAGAGCAGAACGCGTTTGAACGACAGCAGGGGGGCAGGCAAGGCGGGAGGGACCCCCTTGAAAGGGAGCCTCTCGCCAGACGCGTACTTCCACATCTTGAGACACATCCACTTCTACAGCTACCTATTTCTAAAAAACTCGGTGATCAAAGTTGTGAAGGACAGtgaagtgaaaaatgtaaacatcACTCTGCAGTATTATTGGCTAAATAAAATCTGCTACAGGAAGGTGAAAATCTTTGAAAAAAACTTGCTTGTTCATAACAATTTTGTCGTTTTTGATTCTCAATTTAGTGACTTTGTGGGGGACTCACTAAAGTGGTACACACGTGGCAACACGTTGGCTGGTAGAGTTATCACTCGAGCCAACTACTTCCTATTTGAtgggatggaaaaaattaggaTGTACTTGCtcaaaaattacaacaaATTTGTCGCCTATATGAAGGAAAATTCTGACCACATTGTGCAGGACATTTGGAGAGACATGAAGGCATTTATTAAAAACGCAActgatgagaaaaaattgtatcaCCTGAAAAAGTATATCGTTTCCTATTTGAagcaaattaattataaagttATTTTCCCGCAGGTGTTACACTGCTTTGAGATGTACATCAAACGgttaaaacattttgaacggttgaaaaaaaaaaaaaaaaaaatcacctgcACAGGCAAGGTAATATTTAAGGCAATTTACGATtcacataattttatttatcgtAACAAGTCGCGGAAAAGTCGCATAGGGTATGTGGAGGAGAATTTATTTGCcattccctcctttttggttCCAAGCGGTGGCCATGTAAGCACAGGGGAGTCGCACTTGGGCCTTCCAGAAGGTGCCACACTGGGAGACGCGCCTGAAGTCAGGCCAAACATAAATTTCGCAGATCAATACGTAAGCGTCGAACTGAAGCTGAAGTGCGGAATGGAGGACTACGGTGACATGTTGGACCGATACAACATACAGCAGTTAATAAAACAGAGAGACAGCCACTCAAAGCAGTTGTCCCTCTACGTGccaagcaatttttttcaactgAATTATTGGgagatatttaaaaatttaaattcgGTCTTCCTATCCAATAGCAATAATGTCCGCCTGTACGTGAATG AGGGAGAAACCACGACGAACGACTGCATAAACCAACTGAATCAGATACAAATGAACATGTCGTGGAGGCACGCCAGCAGGTACAACATTTTGGACTACTGCCATAGGGTTGGTTCAGGCGCCATCCTGGAGGGGGGGAGTTGCGGTTTGTTGGCGAACTCCACCCATGAGAGGCGGCCGCCATCGAAATGGCCCCACGGAAGCCGCTCACATTGGGGTCGCCCCTACGCCAACTACGCCTACCGGAACTACATTTTCAGCAAcaacttcttcttcaagtACGCCCTTCCGTGCGCGTGCCAGGACCTGCGAAGGGTCCTGTTGAGTCTGAAGAAGGGGGACTACTGCATGTGCCTCAAAAAATTGGTCGCCATATTGGACATGTATAAGCATATTTACTACCTCAATTTGGTCGCCCTGCTGAGGAAGGCGGCGCATATCATTTGCGAGCGATGCGCCGTAGTAGTCCCAAGGTACCTCCACGACAGTGCGTTCTTGCGGATTAAAGGAAAGGACAACCCCCTTTGGAAGGTCAATCTGGCAGAGTGTGAGGAGCACGCGGGGGGATTCTCCCCTGGCAGTGCTCACCCCCATGCCAATCAGCCGCGAAACTACACCACCGCCTCTACCGTGCCAAGTGATAAAAAGCCCCCCTTTGGGGAGTGGAAAAGGGATTTACTCCTCCTCCTTAAGGGGGCTCAAACCGACAagacgaagtggaaaaaactGTTGAAGGTGAGATTCACCCAGCTGAGGGAGCACTACAACGAAATGCGTGACACGTATAGCAGTATGTTGAAGAAGTTGCAGGAGGATTACCTGACcatgttcaggcaaaaattgggtgtccaaaaaaaaacgtggagCGAAATACGCAGCAGGGTTGAAGTTGaagttgaagaaaatttcatTCATAGGGTTAAAAACGATTTTGTCTACCTCTACGATCGGAAGGTGAAGACAAATTTTTACTACAACTGGTTTATTACGAACCAGTTTAACCTGACGGTGAAGCTGCACTTCCAGCGGTGCCAGTACCTCCTCGCAGGGCTACTAAAGGAGGTGAAAGTTATATGCAGAGAAAAAGGCTACGAAGAGCGGGTCAGCAGAACGATTGCTCATCTGCAGGGTAGAGTGAAAAAGGCGCTCTGGAATTACACAGCAAAATATGAGGGCTTCTTCGAAATAGGGAACATTTCCCATTTGAGAGAGCGGGATGGGGGAAGTACCCACCTGATAAACTACATCCTCTttcgtaaaaatgaattacaCAGGGAGAGATGCATCCCACAGATaagggagaaaagggaaagactAGTCATACTGACCAACATCatagaaaaggagaaatttttattttacaaactcCTTTACTTCCACTGCTTCAGTGCGGGGCAAGTTCAAATTGTACAGTGCATGCTACTATTGATCAAAACATTTGagaggttattttttttaaaaaaaagtgaagacaTTTTTTCTAGCTTCCCCTACTACCGTGCAAGTTTGGAGAATTTCACCTCCCCGGAGAGGAAGAACAGCTACATTGCGAGGAACAGGCACTTGTCCCGTTTCATTGACGTTAAGCGGGTCAGGCGTCTCTCCCACTGCGTGTTAAGTACCGGTGAGGAGGGGGATGACGTAACAAAAAACCGGGTAACTAACCGGAGGGGCACGCCCAAACGTGGCGGCTTCACGTACCTACAAAACACGCACTTCATCCTGGGCAACGAACTCCTCATCGACGCCATAGGCACAGTGAGCAGGTTCTCCCAATCAGAGCTGAGTTACGTCCgaagcgaaatgaaaaatcgCACACGTAAATTGTATTACGGGCTCTACCGCAATGTGAAGCAGTACGGCaaaaaatacacacccaTGTATAAGCCCCGCTTGAGAAGGAGGGTGCACAGGAGGAAGCTCATTGGAAATATGTTAAGCAGCCGAACGTTGGCAAACACGGACCACTTTAACTATCTAACTAGCGAGCCCTTGAAATCCAAATTGAACGGCAGCACAATTGCAGTGAAACGCAAGAGGGACATCCCGAAGAAGGCCCTGaggatttacaaaaatatgatcTTCTTCGTTTGCCGCTTTTTAATAAGTAGGACCCTGTGTGATAACAgcaccatttttaacatcTACGCGAGGGAAGACAACAGGTACGACGATGCGGAAGTGCTGCAGCGGTTGGAAGTCAATCGGTTTAAGCCACTGATTGTGAAGCGAAGGGGTAGAAGCCGACCATCACGCAGAGTGTCAAACGTGACGTATGCGAATGGTGTGGACCACCAGGTGGGGGATGAAGCCGAGGGGGATCAGCACAGTGGCCCCCCCACACGACTGCATaccaaaaggaagaacaaaaagtaTATTCCTACGAAACGGTTCACCTCTTATGCTTATCCGCTGAGAAGTACCCATCTCcgaagggaaaaggaacGATGCAGCAGAGAGGATAATCGGCAATTTCAAAAGGTGGTGGAGAGTGCCTATGTGCCTCGCAGGGGTAAGAAGATATTTTACCGCATTAGCTTGATTGACCTTTCCATGAAGTCGCTAAGCAAGATGAGTTACTGGGAGAAGCAGATGTGCCAGGTGATCTCCCTCTACAAGAGGCTGTCCGCGCCGTAG
- a CDS encoding hypothetical protein, conserved (encoded by transcript PVX_087905A) produces the protein MSESKGRIKLRIHLGNEAENKDQAVESEKGKPAKSSDMKRRSGHAKDGSDESDGSGGSAGSAGRGDEGEASEPMHERDGDSCKGRKKHRRDRLEERITSIISKLTRIACICEDKNNHVSDSNSVTHSRENSNEGSRDHSREDSRTHSNDNSREYSRERSGEYSREHSREPSKESKNSRICRKLTKEMYKYEKSLMSLNSFINDRKNGLDEVTFPNGLIKAVDNYQSPDVWIYNYLLVECKKQSDRYRNLVQNIAAFDATLRNKIMNEGAHGTTMPVFAAVAANKLGGLPRGGKNYHENVHVPKELAEAYFEELKRRKAGGKRPHG, from the coding sequence ATGAGCGAAAGCAAGGGGAGAATAAAGTTAAGAATTCACCTCGGAAATGAGGCGGAAAATAAGGACCAAGCGGTGGAGagtgaaaaggggaagcccGCCAAATCGAGCGacatgaagaggaggagtgGTCATGCAAAAGATGGGTCAGATGAGTCAGATGGGTCAGGTGGGTCAGCTGGGTCAGCTGGGAGAGGAGACGAAGGGGAGGCGAGCGAGCCGATGCACGAACGAGACGGGGATAGTTGCAAAGGGCGCAAGAAGCACAGGAGAGACCGCCTGGAGGAGAGAATCACGTCCATCATTTCGAAGCTGACCAGAATAGCCTGCATTTGCGAGGACAAGAACAACCACGTCAGCGACAGCAACAGTGTCACGCACAGTCGGGAGAATAGCAACGAGGGAAGTCGCGACCACAGCAGAGAGGATAGCCGCACGCACAGCAATGATAACAGCCGCGAGTACAGCCGGGAGCGCAGCGGTGAATACAGCCGGGAGCACAGCCGCGAGCCCAGCAAGGAAAGTAAAAACTCCCGAATCTGCCGGAAGCTCACCAAGGAAATGTACAAATACGAAAAGAGCCTGATGAGCCTCAACAGCTTTATTAATGACCGGAAGAACGGACTCGATGAAGTCACTTTCCCGAACGGACTAATCAAAGCAGTGGATAATTACCAAAGCCCCGACGTTTGGATTTATAATTACCTCCTCGTGGAATGTAAGAAACAGAGCGATAGGTATCGTAACTTAGTACAGAACATTGCCGCGTTTGATGCCACCcttagaaataaaattatgaatgaGGGGGCTCACGGGACAACGATGCCTGTGTTTGCTGCCGTGGCTGCCAATAAGCTGGGGGGCCtgccgaggggggggaagaactaCCACGAAAATGTGCACGTGCCGAAGGAGCTCGCCGAGGCATACTTTGAGGAATTGAAGCGGCGCAAGGCGGGGGGTAAGCGGCCGCACGGGTGA